Proteins from one Spirochaetota bacterium genomic window:
- a CDS encoding TPM domain-containing protein: MIVRVMVLLALWSASVFSAIEVPALKAHVNDEAGILSAADRRLLESSLTGAERDSTHQIVVLTVRSLNGVTIEDYAETVFNRWKLGQAGKDNGVLLVVAKEDRKVRIEVGYGLEGLLTDAESSRIIRDAIIPSFKKIRYDEGVIVGVDEIYTVLGLTNTVRARIQPVLRHILDNAGMLDADDRSAMESALAGLRYRGPMVVFVTVKTLNGASIRVSTDSVVKQWRAQEKDAAHEKSLILCLIAEKEREAWLYSGDAYQSYFSDESKIILLSTWVDPHLAAGRYRTAILNAQTAITDILQRGPAGKQVPKKRSFWKFKWRDIVQGIFVLFGGGFFLLIFLVFLAGILGIVAGILRWILKKFGLPTGVLDAFIAFLNRFGGGGSSGGGSSSDSSSSSDSSSSSSSSSGSYSGGGGRSGGGGASGSW, encoded by the coding sequence ATGATCGTTCGAGTCATGGTGCTGCTTGCATTATGGTCGGCATCGGTTTTTTCTGCGATAGAGGTGCCTGCCCTCAAGGCACATGTGAACGATGAGGCGGGGATATTATCGGCGGCGGACAGACGCCTCCTTGAGAGCTCGCTCACCGGTGCGGAACGAGACAGCACACATCAGATCGTCGTGCTTACGGTGAGATCCCTTAACGGTGTAACGATAGAAGATTACGCCGAAACGGTTTTTAATCGCTGGAAACTCGGGCAGGCGGGTAAGGATAATGGCGTGCTTCTCGTCGTTGCGAAGGAAGACCGCAAGGTGCGCATAGAGGTGGGGTATGGTCTCGAGGGGCTGCTCACCGATGCGGAGTCGTCCCGCATCATTCGCGATGCGATAATTCCGTCATTCAAGAAGATTCGTTATGATGAAGGGGTCATCGTCGGTGTCGATGAGATATATACCGTGCTCGGTTTGACGAATACCGTTCGTGCCAGGATACAGCCGGTACTTCGCCATATCCTCGATAATGCAGGCATGCTCGATGCGGATGACAGGTCGGCGATGGAATCTGCATTAGCAGGGCTCCGCTATCGGGGACCGATGGTCGTGTTCGTAACAGTGAAGACGCTGAACGGCGCATCGATACGCGTAAGCACCGATAGTGTCGTAAAACAATGGCGTGCTCAAGAGAAGGATGCCGCTCATGAGAAAAGCCTTATCCTCTGTCTCATCGCGGAGAAAGAGCGGGAGGCGTGGTTGTATTCCGGTGACGCGTACCAGAGTTATTTCAGCGATGAATCGAAAATCATACTGTTGTCGACATGGGTAGATCCTCATCTCGCTGCGGGTCGTTACAGGACGGCGATCTTGAACGCTCAAACAGCGATAACCGATATTCTTCAGCGCGGGCCGGCGGGCAAGCAGGTCCCGAAGAAACGATCGTTCTGGAAGTTCAAATGGCGCGATATCGTGCAGGGCATCTTTGTGCTGTTCGGCGGGGGCTTTTTTCTGCTGATATTCCTGGTGTTCCTGGCGGGAATACTCGGCATTGTCGCGGGTATTCTCAGATGGATACTGAAGAAGTTCGGCCTGCCTACCGGAGTGCTCGACGCGTTCATCGCTTTTCTAAACCGCTTCGGCGGCGGCGGATCCAGCGGCGGGGGCAGCTCAAGTGATTCGAGCAGCTCTAGCGATTCAAGCAGCTCAAGCTCATCGAGCTCCGGTTCCTATTCCGGCGGCGGCGGACGATCGGGCGGGGGCGGGGCATCCGGGAGTTGGTGA
- a CDS encoding phosphoribosylglycinamide synthetase C domain-containing protein has translation MPQTNGDQNGKTVPAQSAPTGKKILCVSRVGCIGDFCAKLISEGHSVKYFIEAKSEKDVSDGFVEKVDDWKLTVPWADLVIFDDSDFGSDAERLRKDGKPVVGGTAYADKLEDDRDFGQQEMKAAGLTVLPFCNFTDFEEAIKYVRENPDRYVVKPSGKAQSDKVLSYVGQEDDGHDVVAILERYKKSWAKQIKTFQLQKFASGVEVAIGAFFNGKEFVFPACINFEHKKMFNDNIGPATGEMGTSMFWSSENMLIQETIEKMAPRLAESGFVGYFDINCIATPRTIFPLECTPRFGYPTLSIQMEGVLSNWGEFFFALASGQKPNLRTKKGFQVGVVVAVPPFPFDDASAFRRYSQGAVVIFKKTMTEGVYHGDIKLVEGDWVLTGQSGYVLVCTGSGATMEDASKEAYGRVRNIIIPNMFYRTDIGDRWRRDGDLLRTWGYI, from the coding sequence TTGCCACAAACGAACGGTGATCAGAACGGAAAGACGGTGCCTGCACAAAGCGCTCCGACCGGTAAAAAGATACTCTGCGTATCCCGCGTCGGCTGCATCGGCGATTTCTGCGCGAAGCTCATCTCAGAAGGACACAGCGTAAAATATTTCATCGAAGCGAAGTCGGAAAAGGATGTATCCGACGGTTTCGTGGAAAAGGTCGACGATTGGAAGCTTACGGTGCCGTGGGCCGATCTTGTCATCTTCGATGATTCCGATTTCGGGAGCGACGCCGAGCGGCTGCGCAAGGACGGGAAGCCCGTTGTCGGCGGTACCGCGTACGCGGATAAACTGGAAGACGACCGCGATTTCGGACAGCAGGAGATGAAGGCGGCCGGGCTCACGGTGCTCCCGTTCTGCAATTTCACCGATTTTGAAGAGGCCATCAAGTACGTGCGCGAGAACCCTGATCGCTATGTCGTCAAGCCCTCGGGAAAGGCGCAGAGCGATAAAGTGCTTTCGTACGTCGGGCAGGAGGATGACGGGCACGATGTGGTCGCCATCCTCGAACGCTATAAAAAAAGCTGGGCGAAGCAGATCAAGACGTTCCAGCTCCAGAAATTCGCGAGCGGCGTTGAGGTGGCCATCGGCGCGTTCTTCAACGGCAAGGAATTCGTTTTTCCCGCCTGCATCAATTTCGAGCATAAGAAGATGTTCAACGATAATATCGGGCCGGCGACCGGCGAAATGGGCACATCGATGTTCTGGTCATCGGAGAACATGCTCATCCAGGAAACGATAGAGAAAATGGCGCCGCGTCTCGCCGAGTCAGGGTTCGTCGGCTATTTCGATATCAACTGCATTGCAACACCCAGGACCATTTTTCCGCTCGAATGCACGCCGCGTTTCGGGTATCCGACATTGAGCATTCAGATGGAAGGAGTGCTCTCCAATTGGGGTGAATTCTTCTTCGCGTTGGCATCGGGGCAGAAGCCGAATCTGCGGACAAAAAAGGGTTTTCAGGTCGGCGTTGTCGTCGCCGTGCCGCCGTTCCCCTTCGACGATGCGAGCGCGTTCCGCCGCTATTCCCAGGGCGCCGTCGTCATCTTCAAGAAGACGATGACCGAAGGTGTCTATCACGGCGATATAAAGCTTGTTGAAGGCGACTGGGTGCTCACCGGCCAGTCCGGATATGTCCTTGTCTGTACCGGCTCGGGCGCCACCATGGAAGATGCGTCGAAAGAGGCATACGGCCGAGTGAGGAATATCATCATCCCGAACATGTTCTATCGCACCGATATCGGCGACCGCTGGCGGCGCGACGGCGATCTCCTGCGCACCTGGGGGTATATCTGA
- a CDS encoding uroporphyrinogen decarboxylase family protein translates to MDRQFYIDMAESGLRMPVGTHLVLHEKKHPASIVVNGEALGRVMEETAERFNTPLAIPVMDLTIEKESILSHRGIAEKDIPTYHFTELPSPMKITDDVLLSHPRFAANLGALRYISMNTKLVPVGMCIGPFSLTTKLLADPIIPIYLAGSGMTGKDSDEVKLLDAALALAKAAVLASVKLQVAAGAKAIFLCEPAANLVYFSPNQLSGARDAFDRYVIEPNLEVREALRKGGCDLIFHDCGELVPAMVKKFAVLDPAIMSFGSPVKLWEMEPFVPKSTVIFGNLPSKKFYSDAEASVEKVVALTQEIIARMTPTGHPFIVGTECDVLSMDGFVDIIRSKVDAFMSCDAEAGEKTA, encoded by the coding sequence ATGGACAGACAATTCTACATCGATATGGCCGAAAGCGGATTGCGCATGCCGGTGGGCACCCATCTCGTGCTGCATGAAAAAAAACACCCGGCGTCCATAGTCGTGAACGGCGAGGCGCTCGGACGCGTCATGGAAGAGACCGCAGAACGATTCAATACACCGCTCGCCATCCCCGTCATGGACCTCACGATAGAAAAAGAATCGATACTCTCGCATCGGGGCATCGCTGAAAAGGATATACCGACATATCATTTTACCGAACTGCCGTCGCCCATGAAGATCACCGACGATGTGCTCCTCTCGCACCCGCGTTTCGCGGCGAACCTCGGCGCGCTCAGATACATCTCCATGAACACCAAGCTTGTGCCCGTCGGCATGTGCATTGGACCGTTCTCGCTCACGACGAAGCTCCTCGCCGACCCCATCATACCCATCTATCTTGCCGGGAGCGGCATGACAGGCAAAGACAGCGATGAAGTAAAGCTCCTCGATGCCGCGCTCGCCCTCGCGAAAGCGGCGGTGCTCGCATCGGTAAAGCTCCAGGTCGCTGCCGGTGCGAAAGCGATATTCCTCTGCGAACCGGCGGCGAACCTCGTCTATTTCTCGCCCAATCAGCTCAGCGGGGCGCGCGATGCATTCGACCGCTATGTGATAGAACCCAATCTCGAGGTACGCGAAGCGCTCAGGAAGGGCGGCTGCGACCTCATATTCCACGACTGCGGCGAGCTCGTCCCCGCCATGGTGAAGAAATTCGCCGTCCTCGACCCCGCGATCATGAGCTTCGGCAGCCCCGTCAAACTCTGGGAAATGGAGCCGTTCGTACCGAAAAGCACCGTGATATTCGGCAATCTTCCGTCGAAGAAATTCTACTCGGACGCTGAAGCGAGCGTTGAAAAGGTCGTAGCACTTACGCAGGAGATAATCGCCCGCATGACGCCGACGGGACACCCGTTCATCGTCGGCACCGAATGCGATGTGCTCAGCATGGACGGCTTCGTGGACATCATCAGATCGAAGGTCGATGCGTTCATGTCCTGCGATGCTGAAGCCGGCGAAAAGACGGCGTAG
- a CDS encoding uroporphyrinogen decarboxylase family protein: MKPFEPDYQHVVDAAYNREPKRLPLYEHIVNIGSMEAVLGEKFGLLAAGNAADKREFFRRYTGFWRSMGYDTVSYECGIGGLINGGRSITGKEPGPIQNRADFERYPFDGLIERYFERYTPLFDALTDVMPAGMKLIGGVGNGVFEIAQECVRFTELCMIKADDPALYADLFRKIGDVMYTIWSRVLDRYGDSICVARFGDDLGFKKATLLSPDDIREHIIPQYRRIVDLVHSHGKPFLLHSCGNLLGVFDDIIREAGIDAKHSNEDEIAPFSTWVNNYGKRIGNFGGVDLNVLVLKSEPEIQAYVRNTLTLAKGNGGMAIGSGNSIPEYVPAAGYLAMVNAVRDWRGDFNERT; encoded by the coding sequence ATGAAACCATTCGAACCGGATTATCAGCATGTCGTCGATGCGGCGTACAACCGCGAACCGAAGCGGCTTCCGCTCTACGAACATATCGTGAACATCGGCTCAATGGAAGCCGTGCTCGGCGAGAAGTTCGGCCTGTTGGCGGCCGGGAACGCCGCGGATAAGCGTGAATTCTTTCGCCGCTACACCGGGTTCTGGCGCAGCATGGGATACGATACGGTATCGTACGAATGCGGTATCGGCGGGCTCATCAACGGAGGCAGATCGATCACCGGCAAGGAGCCCGGTCCGATACAGAACCGCGCCGATTTCGAGCGGTATCCCTTCGACGGGCTCATCGAGCGGTATTTCGAACGATACACACCGCTCTTCGACGCGCTTACGGACGTCATGCCCGCAGGGATGAAACTTATCGGAGGGGTCGGCAACGGCGTGTTCGAGATCGCACAGGAATGCGTGCGCTTCACGGAACTCTGCATGATCAAGGCCGACGACCCCGCGCTCTATGCCGATCTCTTCCGAAAGATCGGCGATGTGATGTATACGATATGGTCGCGCGTCCTTGACCGCTACGGCGACTCGATATGCGTGGCTCGTTTCGGCGACGATCTCGGCTTCAAGAAAGCGACGCTCCTTTCGCCCGATGACATACGTGAACACATCATCCCGCAGTACCGGCGCATCGTCGATCTCGTCCACTCGCACGGGAAGCCGTTCCTCCTCCATTCCTGCGGGAATCTCCTCGGGGTGTTCGACGACATCATACGTGAAGCCGGCATAGACGCGAAACATTCCAACGAAGATGAGATCGCGCCGTTCTCAACTTGGGTGAACAATTACGGGAAACGCATCGGGAATTTCGGCGGTGTCGATCTCAATGTACTCGTGCTGAAAAGCGAGCCGGAGATACAGGCGTATGTCCGTAACACGCTCACACTGGCCAAAGGGAATGGCGGCATGGCGATCGGCAGCGGGAATTCAATTCCGGAATACGTGCCCGCGGCAGGATATCTCGCCATGGTGAATGCAGTGCGCGATTGGCGCGGCGACTTTAATGAGCGGACCTAG
- a CDS encoding LL-diaminopimelate aminotransferase produces the protein MESYIQKLFAARIGGEKFGKDTTIYKFEKIKRAKREAAKAHPNIPLIDLGVGEPDEGAFDGTVKSLAEEAGKKENRYYSDNGITEFKEAAARYMKRVYGVDIDPTREVNHSIGSKPALAMLPLTLINPGDVAILTVPGYPVLGTHTKYLGGEVYNLPLLKENDFLPDLDSIPSDIAKRAKILLINYPNNPTGKNATVDFYKKAIAFAQKNDIVIVQDAAYAAITFSGKPLSFLSVPGAKDVGVEIHSLSKAFNMTGWRLAFVCGNPLLVNAFATVKDNIDSGQFIAIQKAGIYALDHVEMTEAIVAKYKRRMEKLVALLSKIGFQASMPDGTFYLYVEAPKRTASGLTFATAEDFSQYLIREKLISSVPWDDVGRFVRFTVTFDAEGEKDEARILAEIERRLSDEKFVF, from the coding sequence ATGGAAAGCTACATACAGAAGTTGTTCGCCGCGCGTATCGGCGGCGAGAAGTTCGGCAAGGACACGACGATATACAAGTTCGAGAAGATAAAGCGCGCCAAGCGCGAGGCGGCCAAGGCGCATCCGAACATCCCGCTCATCGATCTCGGCGTGGGCGAGCCCGACGAGGGCGCATTCGACGGCACCGTGAAGAGTCTTGCCGAAGAAGCGGGAAAGAAGGAGAACCGATATTATTCTGATAACGGGATAACCGAATTCAAGGAAGCGGCCGCACGGTACATGAAGCGTGTGTACGGGGTCGACATCGATCCGACGCGGGAGGTCAATCACTCCATCGGGAGCAAGCCCGCGCTCGCCATGCTGCCGCTCACGCTCATCAACCCCGGTGATGTGGCGATACTCACCGTGCCCGGCTATCCGGTGCTCGGCACGCATACGAAATATCTCGGCGGCGAGGTCTATAATCTTCCGCTTCTGAAGGAGAACGACTTTCTGCCGGACCTGGACAGTATCCCCTCCGATATCGCGAAGCGCGCGAAGATACTGCTCATCAATTATCCGAACAATCCTACGGGCAAGAACGCTACCGTCGATTTTTACAAGAAGGCGATAGCGTTCGCCCAGAAGAACGACATCGTCATCGTGCAGGATGCGGCGTATGCGGCGATAACGTTCTCGGGCAAGCCGCTCTCATTCCTCTCCGTACCCGGTGCGAAGGACGTGGGTGTGGAGATACATTCGCTTTCCAAGGCGTTCAATATGACCGGCTGGCGGCTCGCGTTCGTCTGCGGCAATCCGCTGCTTGTCAACGCATTCGCTACCGTGAAGGACAATATCGATTCCGGGCAGTTCATCGCGATACAGAAGGCGGGCATTTATGCGCTCGACCATGTCGAGATGACCGAGGCGATAGTGGCGAAGTACAAGCGCCGCATGGAAAAGCTTGTTGCGCTCCTTTCAAAGATCGGCTTTCAGGCGTCGATGCCCGACGGGACGTTCTATCTCTATGTCGAGGCGCCCAAGCGCACTGCGTCAGGGCTTACATTCGCCACGGCGGAAGATTTCTCGCAATACCTCATCCGCGAAAAGCTCATATCGTCGGTGCCCTGGGACGATGTCGGCCGTTTCGTACGGTTCACCGTGACCTTCGATGCGGAGGGTGAGAAGGACGAAGCGAGGATCCTCGCTGAGATAGAGCGAAGGCTGTCGGACGAGAAATTCGTTTTCTAG
- a CDS encoding histidinol phosphate phosphatase domain-containing protein translates to MAREIIDLHTHSIISDGALIMAELVRHAVVSGYGVIGVTDHVDSALLEGTAATIMDFARKSQKYFPDIVIIPGAELTHVPPDEIASLVREARAMKLPLVVVHGETRAEPVAEGTNRAAIEAGVDILAHPGLISEDDVRRAAEKGVHLELTYKKGHSITNGHVAACARKYGAKLVIDSDCHRPGEFLTERARMDVGLGAGLSDEEFMRAVDNSERLAKRLLQ, encoded by the coding sequence ATGGCGCGTGAAATCATCGATCTGCATACACATTCCATTATCAGTGACGGCGCGCTTATTATGGCCGAGTTAGTGCGCCATGCGGTCGTTTCGGGATATGGCGTCATCGGCGTCACCGATCATGTCGATTCCGCATTGCTCGAAGGGACGGCGGCGACCATCATGGATTTTGCGAGAAAGAGCCAGAAGTATTTTCCCGACATCGTCATCATCCCCGGTGCGGAATTGACGCATGTGCCCCCCGATGAGATCGCCTCACTCGTCCGCGAGGCGCGTGCGATGAAGCTCCCGCTCGTTGTCGTGCACGGGGAAACGCGTGCCGAACCGGTGGCGGAAGGGACCAATCGCGCCGCCATAGAAGCAGGGGTCGATATACTTGCGCACCCGGGGCTTATCAGCGAGGATGATGTACGCCGCGCCGCGGAAAAGGGCGTGCATCTTGAGCTTACGTATAAAAAAGGCCATTCGATAACGAACGGTCATGTCGCCGCATGTGCGCGAAAATACGGCGCAAAGCTTGTCATCGACAGCGACTGCCACCGCCCCGGCGAATTCCTCACCGAGCGGGCACGCATGGATGTCGGCCTCGGCGCGGGACTTTCGGACGAAGAATTCATGCGGGCGGTCGATAATAGTGAACGATTGGCAAAGCGTCTGCTGCAATAG
- a CDS encoding Gfo/Idh/MocA family oxidoreductase, giving the protein MKMNTGDEGKLRIGVIGVGHMGTYHVNVIRQISSVELAGVYDANTAHAAATAARYETNSYPSVDELFSNADAVIVAVPTEYHHQVSLAALSRGLHVLVEKPMTRTVEEARELVAEAAKRSLILQVGHVERFNGAVQELRRIITKPRLIEAHRLGPNTGRIRDVGVVLDLMIHDIDIVLNLVDRSPKRVSASGVKVLGAHEDVASVVIDFDGCIASITASRITQEKLRTLSISEDNAYFLLNYTTQEMEIHRQASSESKVSVREGIHYRQESTIERVFIHRDNQLKLEIEHFIACIRGECKPLVNVENDVRTLEITRDILAQMGTGA; this is encoded by the coding sequence ATGAAAATGAACACGGGGGATGAAGGCAAGCTCAGGATCGGCGTTATCGGCGTCGGTCATATGGGCACCTATCACGTGAACGTGATACGGCAGATATCGTCCGTCGAGCTCGCCGGTGTGTACGATGCGAATACGGCGCATGCTGCTGCGACCGCTGCGCGTTATGAGACGAATTCATATCCCTCGGTCGATGAGCTTTTTTCTAATGCGGATGCCGTCATTGTTGCGGTGCCGACCGAATATCATCATCAGGTGTCGTTGGCAGCGCTTTCGCGCGGCCTGCATGTTCTGGTAGAAAAGCCGATGACACGTACCGTGGAAGAGGCGCGTGAGTTGGTCGCCGAAGCGGCAAAGCGCTCGCTCATCCTGCAGGTGGGGCATGTGGAGCGTTTTAACGGCGCGGTGCAGGAGCTTCGGCGCATCATAACCAAGCCAAGGCTCATTGAAGCGCATCGGCTGGGCCCCAACACCGGCCGAATCCGCGATGTCGGCGTCGTTCTCGACCTCATGATCCACGATATCGATATCGTGCTCAATCTCGTCGATCGTTCGCCCAAGCGTGTGAGCGCGTCCGGGGTGAAGGTGCTCGGTGCACATGAGGATGTCGCGAGCGTCGTCATCGATTTCGACGGCTGTATAGCATCCATAACCGCGAGCAGGATAACGCAGGAGAAGCTTCGGACATTGTCCATATCGGAGGATAATGCCTATTTCCTTCTGAACTACACCACGCAGGAGATGGAGATACACCGGCAGGCATCGAGCGAAAGCAAGGTGAGCGTCCGCGAGGGCATCCATTACCGGCAGGAATCGACCATTGAGCGCGTGTTCATCCATCGCGATAATCAGCTCAAGCTCGAGATAGAACATTTCATCGCCTGTATTCGGGGGGAATGTAAGCCCTTGGTGAACGTTGAGAACGACGTGCGTACGCTCGAGATAACGCGCGATATCCTCGCCCAGATGGGCACGGGAGCTTAG
- a CDS encoding shikimate kinase: MVSIPRGSMGNDGMPARIALVGYRGSGKTSIGVALAHALGWRFIDTDAVVSEQEGGDIARIFRERGEAYFRTKESEALIASLTGTNVVIATGGGIVESPDNRALLHGKAFTVYLSASVETLLSRIDGTDRPPLTGLPMKDEVRTVVERRMPYYREAAHAVVDTGQGTIDDAVSAIQRIVEGR; this comes from the coding sequence ATGGTAAGCATTCCCCGCGGATCAATGGGTAATGACGGCATGCCCGCGCGCATAGCGCTCGTCGGCTATCGAGGCAGCGGGAAAACAAGCATCGGCGTTGCACTTGCGCATGCGCTCGGGTGGCGCTTCATCGATACGGATGCCGTCGTCAGCGAACAAGAGGGCGGGGATATAGCACGGATATTCAGGGAGCGCGGCGAAGCATATTTCCGTACGAAGGAATCCGAAGCGCTTATCGCGTCGCTTACAGGAACGAACGTTGTCATCGCGACCGGCGGCGGTATCGTCGAGTCGCCCGATAATCGCGCGCTTCTGCATGGAAAAGCGTTCACCGTATATCTTTCGGCATCCGTTGAAACGCTGCTTTCGCGTATCGACGGGACGGACCGGCCGCCGCTCACCGGTCTTCCGATGAAGGATGAGGTACGCACGGTAGTTGAACGCCGGATGCCATACTACAGGGAAGCCGCACATGCCGTTGTCGACACCGGGCAGGGGACGATCGATGATGCCGTTTCGGCCATTCAGCGGATAGTGGAAGGGCGATAA
- a CDS encoding diguanylate cyclase → MIPAWGILSSCATPARDPLAGGRPLMLTESSRTEEIRSNIIDALNDDTLFEENLIQNINRFPVSSPEELYSHLFYILCDISVDPPQAKRYYDEICRHRESMEKTLGRKMRFRVALLDYFMASEHLLKNPKIVEIKIYELKTKLALIDPLTELYNRRYLDEVLEREINRSSRHGLSFCLLFLDVDNFKIINDTHGHHIGDEVLRDIGGLIRRSIRIEDIAGRYGGEEFIIVMPETDIEGARVFGNRLLDAVRTYAFPRELRVTLSGGISAFPAHASTVKELLEKSDKALYYSKYSGKDRLNVFSVERRYHFRYDAKLDIVYTFEGAVVKMAHTVNISVSGLSFEAERQFALNDIVEITLLSPGQSGPLLLRGRVIWVKEIKFEKCYRMGLVFQDLGESGLASVKSVLKCMYGKHSPRING, encoded by the coding sequence ATGATACCGGCGTGGGGTATACTGTCATCGTGTGCAACGCCCGCGCGCGATCCGCTCGCGGGAGGGAGACCGCTTATGCTCACCGAGAGTTCGAGAACTGAAGAGATACGATCGAATATCATCGATGCTCTCAATGACGATACGCTGTTCGAAGAGAACCTGATACAGAACATCAATCGTTTTCCGGTGAGCTCTCCCGAGGAACTGTATTCCCATCTTTTCTATATACTGTGCGACATTTCGGTTGATCCGCCGCAGGCCAAGCGTTATTATGATGAGATATGCCGCCATCGTGAATCCATGGAGAAGACGCTCGGGCGAAAGATGCGTTTTCGTGTGGCGCTGCTCGATTATTTCATGGCGAGCGAGCATCTTCTCAAGAACCCGAAGATCGTCGAGATAAAGATATACGAGCTTAAGACGAAGCTTGCGCTCATCGATCCGCTCACGGAGCTCTACAATCGCCGCTATCTCGATGAGGTGCTTGAGCGTGAGATAAACCGCTCCTCGCGTCACGGCCTGTCGTTCTGTCTCCTCTTCCTTGACGTCGATAATTTCAAGATCATCAACGATACACACGGACATCACATCGGCGATGAAGTGCTCAGGGATATCGGCGGGCTCATCAGGCGTTCCATACGTATCGAGGATATCGCTGGGCGATATGGCGGCGAAGAGTTCATCATTGTCATGCCCGAGACCGATATCGAGGGCGCCCGCGTGTTCGGCAATCGCCTCCTCGACGCGGTGCGTACGTACGCATTCCCGCGAGAGCTCCGCGTGACATTGTCCGGCGGCATATCGGCCTTCCCTGCGCATGCATCGACGGTCAAGGAGCTGCTCGAAAAATCGGATAAGGCGCTCTACTATTCGAAGTATTCCGGCAAGGACAGGCTTAATGTCTTCTCGGTCGAGCGGCGGTATCATTTCCGCTACGATGCGAAGCTCGATATTGTCTATACGTTCGAGGGCGCCGTGGTCAAGATGGCGCATACGGTGAACATATCGGTGAGCGGACTGTCGTTCGAGGCGGAGCGCCAGTTCGCGCTGAACGACATCGTCGAGATAACGCTCTTGTCCCCGGGGCAGAGCGGTCCGCTGCTCCTGCGCGGTCGCGTCATCTGGGTGAAAGAGATAAAATTCGAGAAATGCTACCGTATGGGCCTGGTGTTCCAAGACCTCGGGGAGAGCGGACTGGCGAGCGTGAAGTCCGTGCTGAAGTGCATGTATGGTAAGCATTCCCCGCGGATCAATGGGTAA